The stretch of DNA taagggTTGGGTTCGGGTCTCATAACTCAGACCTATACTCGGACACAATTTATTTGTTGAGGACCCATATCCGACCTATCAAAAAAACCCTACTTACTAATTACTATGTccatctcaaaaaaaaaaaaaccctgtTTAGACTACTTACTTCGTCGTTGATTTTGGTGGCGTAAATGACGGAATTGAAGCAGTGGGACGGAGATACAAAAGTTTGCAAATcggtttttttgttatttttgtgaGCTTTATTTTTTTTTAGTCATTTTTAAAGAGAAAATTGAAATATTCAAATAATGAGGTTCATCAATTCTGgtgtcccaccttgtcccctctctcttttagtgagaggtcacaagcttgtgacgagaTTAGTCCGTCACAAGCTGAATGAGGTTTATATTGGGGGAGAATAAAGTGAAAGCAAATTAGGAAGTTCAATCAGTACTATGGACAATATTTAGTAATTTGTGGAGGCGAATTGGCAATTTGGTGTCTAATCTTGGGGGTTAGTACTTAGTAATAAGGTAAGTCTCTAAGCACACGTTTACAACAAAGGACAAGGAATAGCGTGGGTTCCAAACTAAATTAGACGCGGGAATTTCTGTACGGAAATATCGCTCAAACTAAttctccatatatatatatatacataagcCACAATCCTGAAACCCTCACTAATCACTAGCTCCTCAACCAAATCAATTGTTATCTTGTTCGCGGATTTTAATCAATCAAAAAAATTGGTATGTCTCGCAATCTTCTCTTTAGTTTCttgattattaattaatttaatttaattgttgTTTCAGTTACGATTTCTCGGTTTTTAATCGTTCAGTTAGGGTTTGTCGATTTCTAATTATTCAGTTAGGGTTTGTTGATTAAGCTCATAATAATCTAGGATTTTCTGTAATTATTAAGTATTCAGCTAGGATTAGTTGATTTAGCTTATACTCCGTAATAATCTAGGTTTTGTGTAATTTGAATTCAGATAACATTTTCAATTGAATACGATGGGGTTGAAGAAGATAAGGCTGAGTTCTGTGCATCTTTATGGGAGAGCTTACCGTGTAAGCCGCAATACTACTTACTGGGACATGGCCAAACGTATGGCTAAGGAGACATCGGTTTCGCATCAACACTTGATGGTCTGTTCAATTCCACTCATCTGTCTGTTTATATTTTTCGTTTGTTGTCTACTTGTACCAATGCTACTGTTTTATTATCACAGGATAGCCCTGCTCGTTACGTTCGCCTCCTAAAAGCTTATTGTTGGAGTGTTAAGGGATTAATGTTCAAGATCACTTTTCGTGTTAAAGGAGAAAACGGTGTCAGTGTCGCCTACACTGCTCAAGTGTGGAGTAATATCTGTAAAAGGCCCTTTCAAGTCTTCACTTTTGACAAAGTTCCTGGCTCAGGTTTGTTGCAATTTAGTGGTCTCGATTTGCTGGATTAGTACAATAGTACAGTTGCGTTTATTTGTGTTTTTAATAATTAGATATTTGTTGTTTGTAGAGAGGAAACCGAAAGATTGGGAGATTAATGGCAGCAACAATTCTGATAAGAAGGTATCTACCAAGAAAATGGGGATGAAGGGACTTGATCTTTTCAAGGGGCTAAGCTCATCAGTTGCGATGACTAAGTCTGAATTAGATTGTCGGTAAGTTACATGTCTTTCTGTTTTTCAAGAAAGATCAATAATGCCTTACCTCTTATTGAGTACACTCACCATGCTGTTTATTTCAACAGAAATGATACTGGCAAACTTCGAACCCATGCCTTTTACGTTTTGCTGTATGTGATTTACTTAAATGTCGTGCTATTCCGGCTCTTCTGCAATTAAAGTAAAGCTATATTTATACTATTCCTTGGAGTAAACTTTGATTATTAAGTTTTCATGTTGAACTTGTAGGGAGCAAATTAGGAGCCAGAGAAGCTGGAGTTATTCCAGGGTAAGTAATGTTTAACTTTAGCAAATGTCATATTGCTTATTCATTCCTGGTATCCCCTGATCTTGTACGCCTTTGATCAGGTGAGGAAGTCTGCTTCTACCATATGGAAGAAGCTTCCGGAATCTGTAAGTACATTCTCTGTTTCTCATACCCCCTCATTAACAACATTGATATATCCTGACACACTTTAAACTTTCTTGAGTAGATAAGATGTCTGGCCTACTATTTCTACTTCTTTTTTCAATAAACTTGTGTTCTATGGACAAATTTTGTCTGAGCTTTTGTTAAGCTGTCGTTTTTCATCTTTGTTTCAGATTGAATCTCGTGTCTACTTTGTGTTTTCTCTCCCCTCTTTGTAGCTTAGCTTGCTTATGACCTATCATCCTCATGACGTTTACTTCATTAACATAGCTTTACACGAGACTGGTTGGTGGTGTCTAGTATATGGCTGCCTGCCCTGTGTTAGCGGGGGGAGGGGACCGTTAAACAAGCCATTATGGCTGAGTAGTGACTGCCTGCGTGTTTCGGGTAAGTGGAGCAGTACCTTTGACTTTTGAGGGTTTGGTACCTTAGACTATACTGGTAATCTAGTTTGAATGAACTTCAATATCGAGACTGTTTTTTGTTCTATAATTGCTAAATCTGCTTGTGTAGACTCTATTCGCTAGCATACAATGCTCATTTCATCTAGGTCCGATGTGAACTTCTGTAAAGCATTTGGTTCGAGTATGTGGAGTCCCCTGTATCTCTATTCGTGACTGTTTTTCCCTTGTTTTGGAGTTTCATTATCATCTATTCCACTTCACGCTCTTACAGCCTTACAAATTCTATCCCGTCTTGAAGCTTATTATTATGTATATTCGTGCTTGTTTAACATTTTAACCCATGATCTTTCACGTGCTTTTTCATCCCGCTACTAACAAAGCTTGACACGGTACATTAGAACTTTTCAGCTCCATGAATGGTAGTCCTTGTGTTGAAAGTGGACTTAGCATGTAAGACTAAGTTTACAATGTGTAGTCGTGACAGTTGACCTTGTTAAAGTGCTAATGAGAGTCGGATGATTTTGGAGTTTTTGATGCTGTAGGAATGaagaaaaaatgaagaaaaatttACCCCCATATCTGACATCCCTAACATAAAGAAAAAAGGGATGTTTGCTTTGCCCCTAACAttatatttgtcaattgtcatcaACATAAACAAAGATATCCAAGGATAATTTGGTCCGCGTATATATTATGAAACGAATTAGCATAAAATTTCTAAGTTTGAAGGAATTGATAACAATGAAAGTGTGGTGAGCATCATTTGTCCATTTTTTGGCTTCCTTGAGGCGGCGTGAATTTGGATAATGCACACTGTAGCTGCTCTTGTAAGCACCTGCGAGATGTATATGCTGGTTGCAATGCTTTTCTCATGGTTGTGTTTCTGGCATCCTTAGTTTTAAGTTTGTAACTGTGCACCTAACGTATAGCACAGTAAGACGCTAGTCAGAAAGCTCTACCGTAGAGAGACACTAATTTAGGTTGCATAGCTACGCAATTTCCATAATTCTACTTCTAGTTCTGTTTATTTTGAAGAATATTTGCTTTGTTTAATGCAAGTCCTTTGATGTGCGGTTTAATGCTAACATTGTCATATTCGTTTCCTTGTATGACAAACTTTACAACAATTCAATAACAACGCTAAATCATTAGAGAAATCGTGAAATTGTTTCTTCTGTGCTGAGTTTGTATGTTACATGTTCAGGAGAAGATGATATTCCTGGGCGGGGCAGCTAAAAGAATCGAGAATAAGTAGACTCTCTGTGATGCTTTGAGTTCGACTGTTCGCGGTTACATAATACTTTTTTTTTGGATACCCACAAGCAATCCTTTTTTTTCGTGGTACAAGTGGGTAGGTTATGTAATACCGAGGACAGTCATCTATGTTACCGTAGCAATACTATATTCCTTAGTTGGCTCGTCTACACCAAAGTAAATGCATCTTAAACGAGTAGTGCTTAACTCGGTCACTACTCGACCTAAAATCGTCGGTTCACTGTTACGCGATGCAAGCAATTAATCAATAGTGAAGAATGGCATGTCAAACTAGAGCATATTTATCGTGACTAACAAAGGCGTTTCCAAAGATATTCGCACAGTTCATCTTGATATTCCGCTTTACAATCTCCGTACCACTCTTCGAGTCGCGCTAGCTAGAGTTGTTATCGTTAGTTTTTATTCGGCTTTATTCCTCTtatagttttaaacccgtgcaaaaaatgtaCGGGTCATAATAATAGGCGCTTTCATTAAATACAGGAGCATTTAATGAGTAGTAATAAAGATAATAGGTTTTGTACCTAaagtaaaggtaaacaaatgatcaagCCGGAGGAAAAGAGCtatatgtaatttttattataattaatggtaaaaaaaTGCAAATAATAAAAGCCTATAAGAAAAGTAGAATAACTATGTTGTAAAATAATCGCATAATATGGATGGACTATCATATATAAAAGTGTTTAGGTTTAAAATAAAATGACCAACTCACACACCTTTTTAAACAAATTAGTACTATTTTCGTCGCATTAGTTTATTTACCTTTacacccgtgcaaaattgcacagGGTTGCTACTTAAAACGTTATAATATATATTTAACTAATAAAATAGgttatttatataaaaatttcACAATTATTCAATTTAAAATTTTATATAATACTTATTATATATTTAagtattattttatatttttattaaataattgacACAtctaaaaaaaactaaaaataaatggagTAGTTTAGAAGCCCAATCCCAACATTAATCTACAAAATCCTAATAACCCTCATTCTCTCACCCTAATCGTCTAACAATAAACCCTAAATAAAAAACCACTTCCTCTCAACTCTCATTTGCAACATCTTACCCTTTTCATTCATCTTACTACATaaaaaacccatttcaaaaaatTCAACATCTTGCATGTTTCTAATTTCTGAAGAAAATACATGTTtctaatttttgatttttcatatgtGGAGCTTGTGTTCATACACATGTAATCACAAAATGAAGTCAAATTTTAATATTTTTGATAGGTAATTGTCAagaattattgttattttgttGTTCTCTATCCTATTTTTACGAATTCAATAATCTTTTAAATTTTCTATTCAACAATGTAGctaac from Silene latifolia isolate original U9 population chromosome 10, ASM4854445v1, whole genome shotgun sequence encodes:
- the LOC141606764 gene encoding uncharacterized protein LOC141606764 translates to MGLKKIRLSSVHLYGRAYRVSRNTTYWDMAKRMAKETSVSHQHLMDSPARYVRLLKAYCWSVKGLMFKITFRVKGENGVSVAYTAQVWSNICKRPFQVFTFDKVPGSERKPKDWEINGSNNSDKKVSTKKMGMKGLDLFKGLSSSVAMTKSELDCRNDTGKLRTHAFYVLLEQIRSQRSWSYSRVRKSASTIWKKLPESEKMIFLGGAAKRIENK